AAAATACTACGGTGCTCTGTTCTAAGGCTTCAGTTTGCCCTCCTTCACTAATTGCTCATTGAGCTGGCAAAGCTGCCTTAGAAAGCCATCATTGGGGCCAATCTCTCGCTTCTGCCGGACAGTGCTCAATGCAGACTTGACATCCATATTCTGGCGAAGCATGAGGTAGGCGATGACCAGTGTAGGAGAACGGCTGTAGCCCTCACGGCAATGCACAAACACTTGTCCTGCAAGGAAGACAGGTCATACTTTGGGTTATACTGGAATATATGTTTGAAAAGCAACACGAAATAGCTAGGATATAAAGTGTAATAATATTAGTCCTTCAGCAGCTTGAGAACTGTAAACTCTGAATGCTATAGAAGACATGTAGAACTTGGAAGAAAGGTGCTAACACTGTTAGTAGCTACACAGTCTGTCATCAAGGataatgcacaaaaaaaaaaggttatatcTCCAACATTCACACTAAAGCATATTTGCTACAATATTACAAAAAGTCAAACTGTGTCTATTTACTACACTTCtccaatcttttgtggtttagaaTAAGCCTTGCCCCTAAAGATGACTAGTACCAAAGAGCACAGATAAATGATGCAAAGTTTAAAATACACTGAAGACAGAGAAATATGCTGTTTGTCATATATTGCCTCTCTTCAAAGACATCCAGCCTTTTTGCTGCATTGCTGCCAATTCCTACGCTAACTCCATATTGGATTATACCTGGCTACATCTCTGGCTATTTATGAAGACACATTAACACTCAAGTAAATGAAACTGCTGACTGTACAGCAGTAAGAAGCAGAACCATCTAATCACACCTACACCAGCACCAATAAAATGCTTCCAGCTAACTCATTAGGGAACTCATTCTACATATTGTTgggttgtattgggtttgcatggcaaggttttggtaggggggggctacaagggtggcttctgtgagaagatgccagaagcttcccccctgtccaacagagccagtgccagctggctccaagatgaaCCCGCTGCTGACCAAAGCTGAGTCCATCAGTGATGGTAGTAGCACCtctataacatatttaagaagggggaaaaacatgCTGCGCAACAGCAGATGGGAGAGgcgagtgagaatatgtgagcgAAACAACTCTGTAGatcccaaggtcagtgaagaaggagggggaggaggtactccaggcaccagagcagagattcccctgcagcccatggcgaagaccatggtgaggaaggctgcccccctgcagcccagggaggtccacggtggagcagatatccacctgcagcccgtggaggaccccatgcaggagcaggtggatgcccaaaggaggctgtgaccccatgagaagcccacgctgcagcaggctcctgccaggacctgtggccctgtggagagaggagtccatgctggagcaggtttgctggcaggacttgcaaccctgtgggggacccacactggagcagtctgtgcctgaaggactgcagcccgcagaagggacccacgctggatcAGTTCatgaactgcagcccatgggaaggactcacgttggagaagtttgtggaggactgtctcctgtgggagggaccccacgctgcagcagggcaagagtgaggagtcctcccccagaggaggaaggagcggcagagacaacgtgggaTGAACTCACCCAaagccccattccctgtccccctgcgccgctggggggagaaggtggagaaaaccaggagtggagttgagcccaggaaaaagggaggggtgcggggaaggtgttttaagatttggttttatttctccttaccctactctgatttgattggtaataaattaaattaatttccctaagttgagtctgttttgcccgtggcagtaattgctgagtgatctccctgtctttaacttgacccatgagcctttcatcatatttttcttcccctattCAGCTAGGAGGGGGattgatagagcagcttggtgggcacctggcatccagccaaggttaacccacctcATAGGTAAATCCTGTAGGTAGGTATCCAATGATAATAAAGCAGACCACTGGTCTCTTTGAGAAATCTAATGTAGTTTTATTGCTTCTCAGCTGCTTCCTCTTTGACCTGCTTTTCCAGACACAAAAGTTTTCCCCTTCCCAAATGCAGTGGGAGATATGGCCCCAGGCTACTCTCCAGagtaaatttttttctaagaCAAGAGAAGAGATGacccatacacacacattttcatCATAACCACAACTTGCTTTGAACCACAGCAACAGAAAGCCTGCTACCACATTTGCCTTGAGCTGCAGAGGCTTCTCAGCTAAAGGCAAATCTCTAATCAGTAGTGAATTAAAAGCTAAAACAATTAATTCTCAACATTTCTTGAGAGCCCATAGCCATAAATTAGCAAGATTTAGAGATTCTTCATCATATATGTGAAAGAGAATTGACTTCCCCTCTGCAAATGAGCAGAAGCTAAAGGGTTTCTAGCTTTCCACTGTGATAGGCAGTGCCTTAAGGGCTGCCTTCCAGACCTTTAGTATACCAGACCTGCCTTCCAGAATTTCATGCAACTACAAGCTCAAATGAAATTGAAGGAAAATGCTACTGCATCCCTCTTCACTGTCCTTACTCTACacttcaatgtaaaaaaaaaaatgtatcaaattTCAGTAGCGAGTTAGTCTTAAAACTGGCTCCAGCATCACCCAGCTACAAAGTTCCTCTTTGTTTACCATTGTAAGAAAACAGTAGCAGGCATGGTAGACAGCTACTGTAAATTCAGATTGACTGCAACTGTTTAGATCAAACTGAGTAGGGACAGTCATGGTATAGCTGGCACTGTTAAACTCTTCTTTCCTACTGCAACCTGTTTCAGTGAGTCACAATGCTAACTGGAAGAGtcacatttccatttttagaaTTTTTCATACTCCACCAAACTGGAGGTAAAATTTCTTTCCATCTGTCAAAAGCACATCACAGCTCTAGTACCCCTTTTGCCCATTTCAAAGAAAGAACTTCTAGAACTGTGGGAGTTCTCGTTCCTCCTTTTTCATGTTTAGTCATGaagcaagaaagaaattaagCATCTGTAGAAATAACTGGTATGCTGAAATAGCCAAACAACAAACACTGTCTGTCCCACTGCACTATGTCCTAGGATTTCTGCTCTGAGGAAACACACTAGAGAAATGTGGCAATCAACAACACTGCAAATATCATCTCCAGCCTTCCTGTAAACCTAGGGAATAAAGAGGTAATaatcacataaaataatttaatgacttaaagtaataaaaattgtAAGGCCACAGTCTCTATCCTTAGtgtacatttggaaaaaaaccaacatataGCAGGTTATCTGAGTACTCTTCAGCAATGCATTACTTGTATCACTTCTGCCTTTAATTTACAATTTCTAGTGTCCTAGAACAACTTTTAGATCCTGAATTTATATTTTTGACTTTTTTATATGATTTACCCCttctaaggaaaaataagaacaCGTCTTCCCAGAAAGGCACTATTACAGGATGCAGCAGCTGTTTCGCTTTTCAAAGTCACCCCTACAGTGACAGACTTCCATTTGCCATATGCTGGAGAACTACATGTACAGACAGATAATTAAGATATCTTATTGTGTATTCTGGTGTCTTTGATCCGGAGCCTTGATCTGAATGCCTGACTTGGTTGTTCAGCTGATAATCTGAGCAAAGAACCATTTTAAGCAGTAAAATAAATTCCTAAGAAACATGCATAGTGCACAGAAAACATGGTAGAAAGATATTCCAATTTGCCTTACCATCCTTCTGGGAAAGTGCTTTCTCAATAAAATCAGCTGCCTCCTCAAAATAGCGACTGAGGTTAAATTCTTGTGTATCATTAGCTTTAATGCCATGGTATCTGATGCCTGTGCCTTCATAGAACTCTGCATTAGTGTTCACATGCATGAATGACTTCCCCTCTGCTGCATTCAGAACATGGGTTATCCCCAGACGCTGCAGCCTCATAATGTTCTTGGCTATGAACCTGTATGATAAAAAGTGTCAAGAAAATGATTAGAACTTGGTGAATCATCTCAGTATTTATGATGTCCCCAGAAGGTATTGATAACCAAACCCTTTGATTCTTCTGTTAATAGATGCTAAATATACTGTGCCCAGAAGTGATTTAGCTACAGATTAtaaattcacagaaatatttaaagccaCAGTCACTACCTGTGCATGACAGAACACTACTTTCTTGGCTCACAACCAAGCAGAGTTGACATGAAACCCATGAAACTTAATCTGTTAGACCCTACTATGGCATAAAATTGGAACTCTTTCTGAACATAAAATTCTGACCAAAGTAAGAAAATACTGGAGATAACAGAAAGCCCAGGATAGTTGCTTCTAAGATTAACCGTTATCTACATAAGATAATTTAAAAACCAGTTACAAAAAGCCTCTACTGTCAGCTACCAGTGTTGCAGAGCTAGGTAAGCAGTACTTGCTACTCTAGCAGACATTTTAGGGGGCAATTTTAACCACTGTGAAACAGCACTGGCTGCTTCTCAGGCCACAGGAAGACAGAAAGTAACTATGAATAAATGTTTCTGCATCTCCAAAGGTCTCATCCGAAGACACCTATGAGTTGTAGTCCTCTGTCCCTGTTCTATTCAACATCTTTGAAGTCACGGAAACATCTGGCAAGGCTATGCAAAGGCCAGCAACATAGCAATATAATTCAGTCTTTGCCACTCAGTGTTTTCATCACAAGTATTATAATTTTTAGTGTCTTAGTTGAAATCAGTATCTGAATGGAAAAGAATTCAGATGAGTGACGTTTAAGATGCTTAAATGCTTAAGAAAGTATTCAGTACTTTCAGGTCAGCTGAGCCCTTTCCAGCTTCTCAGTTCTATCAAATAATTGTAGCAAAACCACTTGCTTCCATCTTTAAGTGGCTAAAAGAGCACCCTACCCTATTAGTGACCAATTGAGCAGGATGATACATAATAATCATACATTTCAGGCTTGATGATGACAATGAATTAGATCCAGTAATAATGCCATAAGCTCTGATAAAAGCTCCAGGTTGTACAATGACAAACAATCCATCTGCTTAGTAACACAACTGATCATGCACAAATCTCTGCTTGTGCACTGGAATGCATTCTATAGTAAGAGGAGATAACCATTAAATAATATATGAGGAGACAGACTATTGACTCCTTTTTGTCGTAAACCCACTACTTTTCATTCTGAGTCTGATTATTTCCCTATGTCAGTCCCAATATTTGCCTCACtttcctgggaagaaaaaaaccaaacatatgtTTTAGCACACCATGTGATCTCCTAGTAAAATCTGAGCCCACTGGTCAACATTAGCAGAATGTGACAGAAGGCTTTAGTTGAAAGATAACTCAGTTCCTGCACACTTTGTGAAAAGACGTAGCCTAACCAGACATAAATCcctttattgtttttaaaggcagcTGTCACTACGTGTCTAACTGGATGTGGAAACAGAAATCTTTTGGAAAATCTCCCTACGGCTCAAGTCATAAATTGCAAATATGAGGAGTCTTAACGTTAAGCTGAGCTCCAGATAAGCATTTGTACAGTATCTTTTTGGACAAGTGTTTAAGAGATGGCAATGCACCTAAGGGTTTTGGTTGGACACTGAACTAttccaaaaaaagttaaaataaatacccAAATTAGTTGGTTTATATCTGTATGAATCTCTGAGTGCATTCACTCTCAATCTTCACATAACTCAAGGCTATACATGAACATCTAGAGCACTCCTTTTCTCCTAATGACTGTTTACCCCTTAAACTGTAGTATAAGCAGATGAATCCTCATGCATGAGTAAAGCGCCTACATTTTCTGCTGTCTGTGCCAAACAACTATGGCAATGAGCCAAATATTTGTAAAGACTTCATTACCCAAACAAATGTTGACAGATTTTCCATCTGGCAGGACATCATCTGTGCCAGGGGACAAGTATCAGTGCCTGGGGAATTCTGCTTGCAACACAAAAGTAAATCCTACACTGCAAGGCTATAAGAAAAAGTGTTAATTCAGCTGTGAGTTCTTATGCTTAGTGCGGTGAGTATGTGGTTTAAGTATATAGTATATAGATCAGTATATATCTGATAGTGGTCAGGATCAATAGGAACTTGTGTCCTGGAATCATGGTTGAATCTGGCGACACAGACTGACTCCTCTGGAGGCAAACTCATTCCCAGTGAATGATTTTTGTAGATTTTATATATGATTTTCTTAAAACAGCTAGAGGTGAAAAGGAGAGTATTTGTACaccattttcttctccctttccaaaCAGTCCTTGGATCTCTCCCATCCTTAACATTTCGGTCCAGCTGCATCATGTTCAATGTTGAAATGCTAGGTCCTCCAAATAGCAGAGAGCTGGTAACATCAGGTTCTTCCATTTCCCtaagaaaaatcacagaatcttGTCTGTTCTCAGTATGGAAGATTGAGATTTCTTCGTCCTGTGAGTAACACTAGTAAGAAGTGTTTCTTTTGAACAGAGGTGAATAATTTTACCAGCCACAAAACACAGGTCGTAGAGAACCATGCATCAGCAATTAAGGGTACATGAGGCTATAAAGTATTGCCATATGGGATTATAAGCAAATAAACCAAGTCCTTAATGGCAAAAAATGCCAGCACattaacacattttaatttccaCTGTTATGTTCATGCAAAATTGTTTCATCACCACTTCTTCCCTTACAGTCACtaaatttaatcttaattttgGGAGAATGCCTTTCAAAGTCCTTACAACATGCCTGCACTTCTAGCACATTAAGAACAAAGAATTGCTTCATGGGTTACTCACACGCattaaagcagacagaaaactcACATTGGGCATTCATAAACAGAACCTTTTTACCAAATACAGTTTTGGAGACATGGCTTCAACTGTTACAGGCTTCCAATAgcctatgaaaaaaacccacacacagaTTCCCTTAGCCAGTAGTTCGGAAAGCTAAGCCTGCTAAACACTGGTTTTTGACAAGACACAGTTGCTCTGAATAAAACCCCTACCCTCCAGTGTGCTGACTGCTCCattttggtgtcatctgcaaccCTGATAAAGATGCATTCTCTTCAACTGTCCTGGTCACTGATTAAGATGTTACACTGAAACACATCTTGACttgtacagaaatagaaaattatttgtaCTTCCAGTGtatcctgaatttttattttgttattgctTGAAAAATATATAATTGTGCTAGTCTGTCACCTATGTGATGATTCTTGTTTTAGTGGTATTACATTTTTACTCGTCTTCACAAATCTTGTCTAATCGTCTTGACAGGTTAGAACTGTCCACTGTAATATGCAAacccattatttttaaaatattctgttttatcGTTTTACCTCTGTGTTTTCATCAATTATGTCTTTCATGTATTGTAAGGAAGATCCAGTACTTTGGCTCTGCCTGTAACTTGAAGTCATTTGACAGATAAATTGTTATTCTACACTCTGACCCAATTTAATTTCATCCACCTGAATGTCTCTGCATTGTCATTTTTATCTAAAGATGAGTTACTCTTAAGGAGAGACAGCAGCACcccatgcaaaatattttaaaaggtttccAACTGAAGTTTCTGAATCTCACATGGACATTCTAATTCTTTCCTGTGAGTTCCTGTTCAAATTCTACTGCTTTTATGCCATGTATTGGGATTCCCAACACCATGTTAAAACTCTACAGATGTGGCTACTCTGTGAAATCTTATTGTTATAAAACCTCTGCTGTTTGTAGTCATAACTGTGGCCCTATATTGCAGGAAGGTTTGATCCATCCAAGTCAAAGCAGAGATTTGAATGTCAGATCAAATGACCGTGTTACTTTGTTCTCCTGCTATATTGCCTTGCTGGACTTTCCTGTAGCCCAGTGCAAAGTGCTTCCAATGACTCTTCAGAGATTGAGTAAGAAGATTTGTGCAACAAAGGCCAAAACCAAGATATGAGGCGAGCAACCAATCAGATGCACTGCACTGCACCAGGACAGCTTCAAATATGAGATGTATACCAAGCTGTGTGCAGATGCTAGAGCAGACCAAGACAGGCTAATGAACTGCAAATGTAGCTGGAAGCATGATGTAGCATGAGAACAGATCTGCACAGTTTCAAATTCTTTCAGAATGATAACTAATATAGCAAATACTACTTACAATGCAGTATACCACAACCCCACCTGATACAAAAAATCCTCTTAAGAATTAGTATTATTTCCAGTATGAGAATATCAAAGTTCACCCTGAAGTTATGGAATCTTAATAGACATTCATCCATTCAACTAGACCTCAGCATTATCTTAACACTCTGTGGATGCTTCAAAGATATTATTGCCTACTAAGTCTTGATAAATAAAGTAGGTTGTCTGTTCCCACTGTGAAATAGCTTTTTCAGCccacaaaattatttcttgccTCTAGCTGTCCTCCACaatttttcagcatccttttaaaaacactgaCAGTAGAATTGCACATTGTCTGTTAGTTCAACTAacagttaaactgttcttatgctACAAACTGCACTGGTGCTCCAGATATTTTCAGTTGTCAATCATTACATTAAAAGCCCTTCTCAGTGGTAAAGCTTTCCACGAGACAGACATTTTCCATCCTGCAACTTACACACGCATTCTCTGTTCCTAGACAACCTTGCATCTGAACGCATTAAAGTCCATACTGTATAATTAAAATCAATTACTGAACAATGAAAACTACTCTGTAGTAGCCACCTAtcttcaaagttattttttaattatttactacACAAATCACCTTGCAGGCTATGACTTCATTTCCTCCAGGTAACTGCTAAAAATACGAAGGAGAAGGTGGCTGTCAGATGTCAGATTGGCCATTGAGATAATAATTTCAGTCCCATCTCTAGGCATGCATGTCCTGCATCAACCGGCAGTGACAAACATCATTTGGTTTGGCTTAGGAGAAAGTTAATGAAAACCTATGGGTTTGACTTACATTTCTTTAGGAGTTAAAAGCGTCAAATAAGAACAGGGATCCAGTATACTACACATGTATCAAAAAGTCCCCAATTTCACAGAGATGAAGTGTACAAAGGTGgacaaaaaagggaaagagaatcAGCAGGATATGACAGGATTGGAACAGATAACCGAAATCATAATCCTGGTGCAAAGAATAAACATTATACAACTGAGAAAAGAAGTGCTATTGGTGAACCCTGAACACTTTTCCCCATTTAAGGGCTTTCATCATAGCCATACCTGTATCGCTCTGGCTCCCATCATGTGCATGGATACTTAATTAGAATGAGTTTTTTTAGGGCTTAGAGTGCAGAAACATAAATCTGACCAATCTGACAATCACTTCCTATTGAAGTCTTGCTTCCTTTAAGTCATTTTGCACATGGTTAAACCAAGATCTATTATGGCTACTTCGCTTGTTCTTCATGTTTCAGCTTATTCCACTCATCTGACACACGGTTATTACACTGGTGTTGTGATCGGGCTTCTACAGACGGCACCTTGTCTCTCCTCCCTCGTCTGAAGGCAGCCACAACTTGTTAGCAAGAGTAGGgaatatcagcagaaaaaaaaagcccagagctGAGACGACTGAGCAGGTGTGTTTCATTCTTAAGCAACTTAACTAGTTTTAACCTTCTTTCGGCTCTGTTTTAGGTTAGATTTGGGACTTCACCAGGGTACTGAACATTTCAGCAGATGCCATTTACGAGCTGTGCCTCGTCACTGCCGCCTCAGGCACCAGCAGGAGCCCCGGGCagc
This genomic window from Accipiter gentilis chromosome 5, bAccGen1.1, whole genome shotgun sequence contains:
- the DUSP3 gene encoding dual specificity protein phosphatase 3, whose protein sequence is MSDYRISVEELNDLLANGSGCYSLPSAHSNEVVPRIHVGNAFIAKNIMRLQRLGITHVLNAAEGKSFMHVNTNAEFYEGTGIRYHGIKANDTQEFNLSRYFEEAADFIEKALSQKDGQVFVHCREGYSRSPTLVIAYLMLRQNMDVKSALSTVRQKREIGPNDGFLRQLCQLNEQLVKEGKLKP